In Nitrosopumilus sp. b3, one DNA window encodes the following:
- a CDS encoding ATP-binding protein encodes MDEISIVGQVVGGSFGDIVIRQKAGTNLEIGDLMVSEENGSFLILQVFALEYGSQIQDKMQQMMSGVNLEQGIVDVNFYEPEFVNYVLARIKPLARVYRENNDVKIPKSLPSFFNKLRLIDKDDLKFLQKEKESIFVGHIRSGSKIIKEAEVWLPAEDVFSHHVLIPATTGRGKSNLVKTILWHLLDANKVGALVLDAHDEYYGRTGPGLKDHSKAKDNLVYYTPSHPPVGANRLTINLESIRPDHFEGIIELSDPQLAAMRMAFRKNPRGWISDLMKTSAVDAGMEPGGRAEFAAATLMVVQRKLRLILSLDVDEEQVIVSRHEVFDSTTRGLNTVDDIVRDIEQGKVVVLDTSRLGDEAELIVGNIIASKLLQKYKDAKATGELDRKPVATIVIEEAPRVIGEDVLKSRNDNIYATIAKEGRKFKVGLTAITQLSSVIPKTILANMNTKIILGNEMKQEREAIIASASQDLSEDDKNIASLDKGEAIISSIFVPFAMPIKVPLFEDIVKSKGSSPQPGKTKVF; translated from the coding sequence ATGGATGAGATTTCAATTGTAGGTCAAGTAGTTGGCGGAAGTTTTGGAGACATTGTAATTCGTCAAAAAGCAGGAACCAATCTAGAGATTGGAGATTTGATGGTCTCCGAAGAGAACGGTTCGTTTTTGATTTTACAGGTATTTGCATTAGAGTATGGTAGTCAGATTCAAGATAAAATGCAGCAGATGATGTCAGGTGTTAATTTAGAGCAAGGAATAGTTGATGTGAACTTTTATGAACCAGAATTTGTAAACTATGTACTAGCTAGAATCAAACCTCTTGCTCGAGTGTATAGAGAAAATAATGATGTAAAGATTCCAAAATCATTACCATCATTTTTTAACAAATTACGATTAATTGACAAGGATGATTTGAAATTCCTGCAAAAGGAGAAAGAGTCTATCTTTGTAGGACACATTCGAAGTGGCAGTAAGATAATAAAAGAGGCAGAAGTTTGGCTGCCAGCTGAAGATGTGTTTTCACATCATGTTTTAATTCCAGCTACTACGGGTCGTGGAAAATCAAATTTGGTGAAAACTATTTTGTGGCATTTGCTTGATGCAAATAAAGTGGGTGCACTTGTTTTAGATGCACACGATGAATACTATGGACGTACAGGACCTGGACTAAAAGATCATAGTAAAGCAAAAGATAATCTTGTTTATTATACACCATCTCACCCACCAGTTGGCGCAAACAGACTAACAATCAATCTTGAATCAATAAGACCAGATCACTTTGAGGGAATAATTGAACTATCAGACCCGCAACTTGCTGCAATGCGAATGGCATTTAGAAAAAATCCTAGAGGATGGATTTCTGATTTGATGAAAACCAGTGCAGTTGATGCAGGAATGGAGCCAGGTGGACGTGCAGAATTTGCTGCGGCAACTTTGATGGTCGTTCAAAGGAAATTACGCCTAATTTTGAGCCTAGATGTGGATGAAGAGCAGGTAATTGTATCAAGACATGAGGTATTTGATAGTACAACTAGAGGTCTGAATACCGTTGATGACATAGTTCGAGATATAGAGCAGGGTAAGGTCGTTGTTTTAGATACATCTCGATTAGGTGATGAGGCAGAGTTGATTGTTGGAAATATTATTGCTTCAAAATTATTACAAAAATACAAAGACGCTAAAGCAACCGGTGAGCTTGATAGAAAACCAGTTGCCACCATAGTTATTGAAGAAGCACCACGTGTAATTGGAGAGGATGTTCTAAAATCTCGAAATGATAACATCTATGCCACCATAGCTAAAGAAGGACGTAAATTCAAAGTGGGTTTGACTGCAATTACTCAGTTGAGCAGTGTGATTCCAAAAACAATTCTTGCAAACATGAATACCAAAATTATTTTAGGAAACGAGATGAAGCAAGAAAGAGAGGCAATTATTGCATCAGCTTCTCAAGACTTGTCGGAAGATGACAAAAATATTGCAAGTTTGGATAAAGGCGAGGCAATTATTTCTAGTATCTTCGTTCCATTTGCAATGCCAATCAAAGTTCCTTTGTTTGAAGATATTGTAAAAAGTAAAGGATCGTCACCGCAACCTGGTAAGACAAAGGTGTTCTAG
- a CDS encoding DNA repair exonuclease: MLFAHLSDIHLGFQKHESLQRIEQQVFEKSMDECISRKVDFVLIPGDLFHVNIPEMRVQKFAFAKFRQVHDAGIPIYVVYGSHDFSPVSNSVIDLLAEVGYITKVTRATSNEDDTISLDFLVDEKTGAKIAGLSGLKVGKDREWYEKLDRNSLEAEPGFKIFLFHGGVSEMKADSGMDGDHMPLSLLPKGFAYYAGGHMHKFNHQSFDSHPNVVYPGTPFAGYHADLEDNANGQKRGFVLVEFDDVVKSVEFVEIPNTSYEIIEVNADNRKSDSINQELVEKSKDIDPANKVIIIKVKGELTSGKTADVDISGIREELNSRNAMFINVSKNGLTSKEYSITEAKGANKEEIETNVFSENIGQLRFDHPELLGDEGVKLAKKLLRELGQPVLVNEKRNEYTPRVRDNALAILGLDKDDS, translated from the coding sequence TTGTTATTTGCGCATTTATCTGATATCCATCTAGGTTTTCAAAAGCACGAATCATTGCAGAGAATAGAGCAACAAGTATTTGAGAAATCGATGGATGAGTGTATTTCTCGCAAAGTAGATTTTGTTTTAATTCCAGGGGATTTGTTTCACGTAAATATTCCGGAGATGCGAGTTCAAAAGTTTGCATTTGCAAAGTTTCGTCAGGTCCATGATGCAGGAATTCCAATCTATGTGGTTTATGGTAGTCATGACTTTTCTCCAGTTTCAAACTCTGTAATTGATCTGCTAGCAGAAGTTGGGTACATCACCAAAGTAACTCGTGCAACAAGTAATGAGGATGATACGATATCTTTGGATTTCCTAGTAGATGAGAAAACAGGTGCAAAAATTGCAGGATTGTCCGGACTCAAAGTTGGAAAGGACAGAGAATGGTATGAGAAACTAGATAGGAATTCTTTAGAGGCAGAGCCAGGATTTAAGATATTCCTATTTCATGGAGGAGTCTCAGAAATGAAGGCTGATTCAGGCATGGATGGGGACCATATGCCACTTTCTTTGCTACCTAAAGGATTCGCATACTACGCAGGAGGACACATGCACAAATTCAATCATCAGTCATTTGATTCACATCCTAATGTAGTGTATCCTGGAACTCCATTTGCAGGATATCATGCAGATTTGGAAGATAATGCAAATGGGCAAAAACGCGGATTTGTTCTAGTAGAGTTTGATGATGTGGTAAAGTCAGTGGAATTTGTAGAGATTCCAAACACATCATATGAAATAATTGAAGTTAATGCAGATAACAGAAAATCGGATTCTATTAATCAAGAACTAGTTGAAAAAAGTAAAGACATTGATCCTGCAAATAAAGTGATAATAATTAAAGTCAAAGGAGAACTAACATCAGGCAAGACTGCAGATGTAGATATTTCTGGGATTAGAGAAGAGTTAAACTCTCGCAATGCGATGTTCATCAATGTTTCAAAGAACGGATTGACTTCAAAAGAGTATTCAATTACAGAGGCAAAGGGGGCAAACAAAGAAGAGATTGAAACAAATGTGTTTTCAGAAAACATTGGACAGTTACGATTTGATCATCCAGAATTGTTAGGAGATGAAGGAGTCAAACTTGCAAAAAAGTTGTTGCGAGAGTTAGGACAACCAGTACTAGTTAATGAGAAGAGAAACGAGTACACTCCAAGAGTTCGTGATAATGCTTTAGCAATTTTAGGATTAGACAAAGATGATTCTTAA
- a CDS encoding SMC family ATPase translates to MILNSIIIDNIRSYEHEEVEFPRGISLFEGDIGSGKSTVLMAIEFALFGLGSQKAESLLAKKSENGSVILDFSVDGEKYEIKRTLLRKKSGVNQDPKNSWIKIDGEKEPLSPSELKQRVLQILKFNEPADPKAESKIFRYAIFTPQEAMKEVLFDSAKRLETIRKAFGIEDYSIAHSNAREVLTEIKAKARVFQERFSNISELESEITESNKGITETEKVISKTKEQLSSLENNEVQKTNELKELQAKNNEKIKLESKKENITDKIESAKQNVEKIEQEFAEIESELKENNERFEKLMSVEKPQTEKSIPDIISEIKKLQEINDKKIRLETEKETITDDLVELKESLGEKVNSDKSVLEKSLQDLEEEKKGLEKFSDEIKQQQDKIKEEQIQKNTQKKSLEQDILEFSKLGNACPTCKQEITKEHHHALVDEKQKLVNSLEKEIKTVTDSFFESSSKSKEIESKIDSYEEEISKIEKIIPGIEEFIEKSSKLKEIEADLQEITPPDTKEYGENPIEFLSELKDRVSEYRNAQEQLQQIAQRRQKIQEKIESDQSSANTLLSGIKENESKLKEIEKQLAKFGRLEEKVQSKEDELGEIRKKIAQASGIIAASQEKLNNEQVKISQNEQKISESKQWEEKYKKFTQFQEWLESFFIPTISQIEKQVLLSILQNFNETYTRWYSILIEDPTKESRIDENFTPIVNQDGYDQEIGFLSGGEKTSIALAYRLTLNSLMRKETESMKSNLLILDEPTDGFSKNQLGKIRELLDELKSEQIVLVSHEKELETYVDNIFQISKENGLSKILRIN, encoded by the coding sequence ATGATTCTTAATAGCATCATTATTGATAACATTAGAAGTTATGAGCACGAAGAGGTAGAGTTTCCTCGAGGGATATCTTTGTTTGAAGGAGATATTGGTTCTGGAAAATCAACTGTACTCATGGCAATAGAGTTTGCACTGTTCGGTTTGGGTTCTCAAAAAGCTGAGAGTTTACTTGCAAAAAAGTCTGAAAATGGAAGTGTTATTTTGGATTTTTCAGTAGACGGTGAAAAATATGAAATTAAAAGAACGTTGCTGAGAAAAAAATCAGGAGTCAATCAAGATCCTAAAAATTCCTGGATAAAGATTGATGGCGAGAAAGAACCATTATCACCATCTGAACTAAAACAACGAGTGTTACAGATATTAAAATTCAACGAGCCAGCAGATCCTAAAGCTGAGAGTAAAATATTCAGATATGCTATATTTACGCCTCAGGAAGCCATGAAAGAGGTGCTTTTTGACTCTGCAAAGAGACTAGAGACTATTCGTAAAGCCTTTGGGATTGAAGATTACAGTATTGCACACTCTAATGCACGTGAAGTACTTACTGAGATCAAAGCAAAAGCAAGAGTGTTTCAAGAAAGATTCAGTAATATTTCAGAATTAGAGTCAGAGATTACAGAATCAAATAAAGGGATAACAGAGACAGAGAAAGTAATTTCTAAAACCAAAGAACAACTTAGTAGTTTAGAGAATAACGAAGTACAAAAAACCAATGAACTCAAAGAGTTGCAGGCAAAAAACAATGAAAAAATAAAACTAGAATCAAAAAAAGAAAACATTACAGATAAGATAGAATCTGCAAAACAAAATGTTGAAAAGATAGAGCAAGAGTTTGCAGAAATTGAATCAGAATTAAAAGAGAATAATGAAAGATTTGAAAAATTGATGAGTGTAGAAAAACCTCAAACAGAGAAAAGCATACCAGATATTATATCTGAAATAAAAAAACTTCAGGAGATTAATGACAAGAAAATAAGACTAGAGACAGAAAAAGAAACAATTACAGATGATCTTGTAGAACTAAAAGAGAGTTTAGGTGAGAAGGTAAATTCAGACAAGTCAGTTTTAGAGAAATCTCTGCAAGATTTAGAAGAAGAGAAAAAAGGTTTGGAGAAATTCTCTGATGAGATAAAGCAACAACAAGATAAAATCAAAGAAGAGCAAATCCAAAAAAATACGCAGAAAAAATCATTAGAACAAGATATTTTAGAATTTTCTAAACTTGGAAATGCATGTCCTACATGCAAACAAGAAATTACTAAAGAGCATCATCATGCCCTAGTTGATGAAAAACAAAAGCTAGTTAACAGTCTTGAAAAGGAAATAAAAACAGTTACAGATTCATTTTTTGAATCAAGTTCAAAATCAAAAGAGATTGAATCAAAGATAGATTCCTATGAAGAAGAAATCTCAAAGATAGAAAAAATCATTCCAGGAATAGAAGAATTTATTGAAAAATCCTCAAAATTAAAAGAAATTGAGGCTGATTTGCAAGAAATTACACCCCCAGACACTAAAGAGTATGGCGAGAATCCCATAGAGTTTCTATCTGAACTAAAAGACAGAGTTTCAGAGTATAGAAATGCACAAGAGCAGTTACAACAGATAGCACAAAGAAGACAGAAGATTCAAGAAAAAATAGAATCAGATCAGTCAAGTGCAAATACGTTGTTATCAGGTATTAAAGAAAATGAATCAAAATTAAAAGAAATTGAAAAACAGTTAGCCAAATTTGGAAGATTGGAAGAAAAAGTACAATCTAAAGAAGATGAACTAGGTGAAATCAGGAAAAAAATTGCTCAAGCATCAGGAATTATTGCTGCATCTCAAGAAAAATTAAACAATGAACAAGTCAAAATTTCTCAAAATGAACAAAAAATTTCTGAATCAAAACAATGGGAGGAAAAATACAAGAAATTTACTCAGTTCCAGGAATGGTTAGAATCATTTTTTATTCCAACCATATCACAGATTGAAAAACAAGTATTATTGTCAATATTGCAGAATTTCAATGAGACATATACCAGATGGTATTCTATTCTAATTGAAGATCCAACCAAAGAATCCAGAATTGATGAGAACTTTACACCAATTGTGAATCAAGACGGATATGATCAAGAGATTGGATTTTTGTCAGGAGGTGAAAAAACAAGTATTGCATTAGCATATAGATTAACATTAAACTCTCTAATGAGAAAAGAGACAGAATCAATGAAGTCTAATTTATTAATTTTAGATGAACCTACCGATGGATTCTCTAAGAATCAATTGGGAAAAATTAGAGAGTTACTTGATGAATTAAAATCAGAACAAATCGTACTTGTCTCTCATGAAAAAGAGCTTGAAACTTATGTAGATAATATTTTTCAAATTTCAAAAGAAAATGGGTTATCAAAAATTTTAAGAATTAATTAA
- a CDS encoding DUF6293 family protein codes for MTNLATFRVHIAPLGFEVDRIIIPLKQTKADKLWLISHDNRTTDLSAPYLEKIKKECKKLGVEVKIAYADRLSLFKAIKSIKDIIEEEKNNYIYVNVASGSKIQAIACMMACMVLKHCENLKPFYAEPEKYAAFEGKQQSFGIKDTIPLPTYEIQTPKPKLLDALKIVHEHKNQKLTKKEMAEITEEKGIITVNAEKSNHSQARFASLDKNIIEPLEKDWKFIEIEKIGRNRWIKITEEGKNAAEFLI; via the coding sequence ATGACTAATCTAGCCACATTTCGAGTTCACATTGCCCCTTTAGGTTTTGAAGTAGACCGAATCATCATACCTCTCAAGCAGACAAAGGCTGACAAATTGTGGTTGATATCACATGACAATCGTACTACTGATCTTTCAGCACCATACTTGGAGAAAATAAAAAAAGAATGCAAAAAACTCGGTGTAGAAGTAAAGATTGCATATGCTGATAGATTGAGTTTGTTTAAAGCAATAAAATCAATCAAAGATATCATTGAGGAAGAAAAAAATAACTACATCTATGTCAATGTCGCATCAGGATCTAAAATCCAAGCAATCGCATGCATGATGGCATGTATGGTACTCAAACACTGTGAAAATCTAAAACCATTTTATGCAGAACCTGAAAAGTATGCAGCATTTGAGGGTAAACAACAATCCTTTGGAATCAAAGATACAATTCCATTACCAACATATGAGATTCAAACACCAAAACCAAAATTATTAGATGCATTAAAAATAGTTCATGAACATAAAAATCAAAAACTAACTAAAAAAGAGATGGCAGAAATTACAGAAGAGAAAGGAATCATTACAGTTAATGCTGAAAAATCAAATCACTCCCAAGCTAGATTTGCAAGTTTAGATAAAAATATCATTGAACCATTAGAAAAAGATTGGAAGTTTATCGAGATTGAAAAGATTGGTAGGAATCGTTGGATAAAAATTACTGAAGAGGGCAAAAATGCTGCCGAATTTTTAATTTGA
- a CDS encoding plastocyanin/azurin family copper-binding protein has protein sequence MNFAYGVIAIVGVLAAITMGFIAMNPDDVIQPRIVSVEKPTACTREYAPVCGVDGETYGNLCMLNAADVKLAHDGECSVDDPKVKPRVQPEEIAEPEPMVEPTPEPTMSAPMTSGIHTVNIAEGSGVPGCEETNECYLPYSISISVGDTVIWNNPDSAAHTVTSGNISDGHDGIFDSSLFMSGSTFEFTFDESGTYDYFCMVHPWMTGKVVVNEIEEMMVIEEPDPEPMAEPEPVMEPEPEPMVETETTSIVSIPAGAAIPGCEETNECYLPYEITVSVGQTVTWSNDDSAAHTVTSGTVDAGVTGVFDSGLFMSGSTFEHTFEKAGKYDYFCMVHPWMTGIVNVS, from the coding sequence ATGAATTTTGCATATGGAGTAATAGCAATTGTTGGTGTTTTAGCTGCAATCACAATGGGATTCATTGCAATGAACCCTGATGATGTAATTCAACCAAGAATAGTTTCAGTTGAAAAACCAACTGCTTGTACAAGGGAATATGCCCCTGTATGTGGTGTTGATGGAGAAACTTATGGTAATTTATGCATGTTAAACGCTGCTGATGTAAAATTAGCCCATGACGGCGAATGCAGTGTTGATGATCCTAAGGTTAAACCAAGAGTTCAACCTGAAGAAATTGCAGAGCCTGAACCAATGGTAGAGCCAACCCCTGAACCAACTATGTCTGCTCCAATGACATCTGGAATTCATACAGTAAACATTGCTGAAGGTTCTGGAGTACCTGGATGTGAAGAAACAAACGAGTGTTACTTGCCTTATTCAATTTCAATTTCTGTGGGTGACACTGTAATCTGGAATAATCCTGACAGTGCTGCTCATACTGTAACTAGTGGAAATATCTCTGATGGACATGATGGAATATTTGATTCTAGTTTATTTATGTCAGGTTCAACTTTTGAATTTACTTTTGACGAATCAGGAACATATGATTATTTCTGCATGGTTCATCCTTGGATGACTGGCAAAGTTGTTGTTAATGAAATTGAAGAGATGATGGTAATTGAAGAGCCAGACCCTGAACCAATGGCAGAACCAGAACCTGTAATGGAGCCAGAACCCGAACCAATGGTAGAAACAGAAACAACGTCTATTGTCTCAATTCCTGCAGGTGCTGCAATTCCGGGATGTGAAGAAACAAACGAGTGTTACTTGCCTTACGAGATTACTGTATCTGTTGGACAAACAGTTACTTGGAGTAATGATGATTCAGCTGCACATACTGTAACTAGTGGAACTGTTGATGCTGGAGTGACTGGGGTCTTTGACTCTGGATTATTTATGTCAGGTTCAACCTTTGAGCATACATTTGAGAAAGCAGGAAAATATGATTATTTCTGCATGGTTCATCCTTGGATGACTGGAATTGTTAACGTAAGTTAG
- a CDS encoding HEAT repeat domain-containing protein — MQVVTDDRLALFAEMEEKYEQKDTDYFVSLLDHPDYVVRTRVACILVDFGGEDKVEYIAKVLKNDENELVRHEAAFALGQMSYSSAIPPLTDATLHDPSMFVRHEAAIALGVVGNKEAKEALQKALNDPEPPVVESAVVALSNIEFMEKLSKNEKFAKLTGG, encoded by the coding sequence TTGCAAGTAGTAACTGATGACAGATTAGCACTTTTTGCTGAAATGGAAGAAAAGTACGAGCAGAAAGATACTGATTATTTTGTATCCCTTTTAGATCATCCTGATTATGTTGTAAGAACTAGAGTAGCTTGTATTTTAGTTGATTTTGGAGGAGAGGATAAAGTAGAGTATATTGCTAAAGTTTTGAAAAATGATGAAAATGAATTGGTTAGACATGAGGCTGCATTTGCATTAGGTCAGATGAGTTACTCTAGTGCTATTCCGCCATTAACTGATGCGACTCTTCATGATCCAAGTATGTTTGTTCGACATGAGGCCGCAATAGCATTGGGTGTTGTTGGAAATAAAGAAGCTAAAGAGGCACTTCAAAAAGCACTAAACGATCCAGAACCACCAGTCGTAGAATCTGCAGTTGTGGCCCTATCAAATATTGAATTTATGGAAAAGTTAAGTAAGAACGAAAAGTTTGCAAAGTTAACAGGTGGATGA